The Alistipes finegoldii DSM 17242 DNA segment GCGCTGTCGGCGATGATTTTCATGGCTGATGGCTTTTTCCTGATTTCTACTCTTTACGGGAAGCAAATATAGGGAAAAATTAAAATTTTTGTACCTTTGACATTTAAAACGGATCTTATGGAACAGAAAACGTTCGATCCCGACGGGGTCGGTGTGGATAACGGGACCTATTTCGGGCTGCCTTTCGAACCGGAGACGGCCGAGCTGGTGATCGTCTCGGCGCCTTGGGACGTGACGGTATCCTACGGGGCGGGGACGGCTTACGCTCCCGATGCCATTATCGAGGCCTCGACGCAGCTCGATTTCCACGAACCGCTGGCTCCCGGCGCATGGCGCCGCGGCATCGCCACGGCCGACGTGGACTATTCGCTGCTGGACGAATCGCAGCGCCTGCGCGGCGATGCGGCGAAGGTGATCGACCTCCTCGAAGGGGGCGGCAGTCCTGAGGACGACTATGTGGTGCGCAAAATCTGCCGCGTGAACGAAGGGTGTGCGGCCATGAACGCCAATATCGGGGCGCAGGCCGCGCGCTGGCTCGATGCGGGAAAACTCGTCGGGCTGGTCGGCGGCGACCATTCGACGCCTTACGGCCTGATCCGCGCGCTCGGCGAGCGGCATGCGGAGTTCGGAATCCTGCATATCGACGCCCACTGCGACCTGCGGGACGCCTACGAGGGGTTCGAGTTTTCGCACGCTTCGATCATGTTCAACGTGCTGCGCGACGTGCCTGCGGTGACGAAGATCGCCCAAGTCGCCGTGCGCGACTTCAGCGAGCGGGAGGCGGCGCTGGCCGCGTCGTCGGGCCGTGTCGTCCTGTTCGACGATCTGTCGCTGGCGGCCGCCGGGTTTCGCGGCGAAACGTGGGATGCGCAGTGTCTGCGTATCGTCGAAACGCTTCCGCAGGAGGTCTACGTGAGTTTCGACATCGACGGACTCTCCTACGAGAACTGTCCCCACACGGGGACTCCCGTCGCGGGCGGACTGGGTTTCAACCAAGCCGTCTGGCTGCTGGACACCCTCGTGCGTTCGGGCCGCCGCATCGTCGGGTTCGACGTGGTGGAGGTCACTCCGGCCCGCGAGGAGCGGATCGACGCCATAACGGGCGCACGGGTATTGTGGAAGTTGTGTAATTTAACTTTAAAATCAAACGTTCGATAAATGCGACTATTTTCGATGTACCGCTGGGTGCGCGAGCGCCACATGATCGGTATACGCGGCCGTAATTTCATGGAGGCCCCTTGGGCCGGGGGCATCGTGCTGCTCGGATGCGTGATCATCGCCATGCTGCTGGCCAATCTGCCTGCGACTTCGCTCTATTACCGTCATCTGCTGGAGACCGACCTTTCGCTGATGGTGCATAGCCCCGACGGGCTGATCGACTGGGTGTTCCCGCGCGGGATGACCGTCGAGAAACTGATCAACGACGGCCTGATGGTGATTTTCTTCTTCGCCGTGGGGCTTGAGATAAAACGCGAGATCGTCTGCGGACAGCTTTCGTCGGCCAAAAAGGCCCTCCTCCCGGTGCTGGCCGCGGCGGGCGGCATGCTCTTCCCGGCGATCATCTTCACCGCCTTCAACCACGGTACGATGGCCGCCAACGGCTGGGGTATTCCGACCGCCACCGACATCGCCTTCGCCATCGGCATCCTCTCGATGCTCGGCGACCGGGTCCCCGTGTCGCTCAAGATATTCCTCACGGCGCTGGCTATCGCCGACGACCTCGGAGCCATTCTGGTCATCGCGCTCTTCTACGGCGGGCAGGTGCAGATCGGATGTCTGCTGGCGGCGCTGGCCATCATGCTCGGCGTCTACTTCATGAAGGAGATGGGCGAGAAGCGCATGTTCTTCTATCTGGTGCCGGCCGTGGTGGTGTGGGGGCTGTTCTACTATTCGGGCGTCCACTCGACCATTTCGGGCGTGGCGATGGCCATGCTGATTCCGATGACGCCACGCTACAGCAAAGAGTATTTCGTGCACAAGATGCGCCATCTGAAGGCGCTGATGCTCGCCGCCGGCACTTCGGGCGACGATTTCCCCAACGAAAACCACCGGTTCTACCTGCGCCGCATGCGTAATCTCGCGGCCGACTCGGTGGGCATGAGCTACCGGCTGGAGCATGCGCTGGCGCCTTCAGTGACCTTCCTCGTGATGCCGATTTTCGCGCTGGCGAACGCCGGGGTCGAGATATCGTCGCTCGAATACCTCAATATTTTCCATATGTCGCCCGATATCGGATCGGTGGGGATGGGCGTCTTCTTCGGACTGCTCGTGGGAAAACCGCTGGGCATATTTCTTGCGAGCTGGGGCGCCGTGAAGTCGGGGCTGGCCGAACTGCCCGAAGGGGCGACGTGGCGCATGCTCTTCGCCGTGGGGTGTCTGGGCGGTATCGGATTCACGATGTCGCTGTTCGTCGATGCGCTGGCCTACACCGAACCCGACCTGATCGACCGGGGCAAAATCGCGATCCTGATGGGCTCGACGGCCGCCGCCGTCGCGGGCAGCCTGCTGATACTGATTTTTTCGAAAAAACGAACCTGATATGCGTAAGACATTAGTTGTCCTCATGGCTGCGGCGTTGCTGGCCGGGGCCTGCTCCAAAAAGACGGGCGGGGGCGTGAAGCTCAAGACCGACACCGATTCGGTGGCCTATGTGATCGGCATGAACGTGGGCATGAACCTGATGAAGATGGATTCGACGATCAACGTGAACGCCGTATGCGAAGGCATCCGCGACGTGTTCCGCCAAGGGACCAGATTCTCGGCTGCCGACGCCGAGGTTTTCTACCTGCGCTATATGAATTACGCGCTGCCGGAGAAAGCCCGCGCCTACGAGGAGCAGTTCCTGCAGGATATTCTCAAGGCCAACCGCAACTACGCCCGCACCGCATCGGGCGTGACCTATACGGTCGAGGTGCTGGGCGATCAGGAGCAGATACCCGCTTCGGACCGCGACAGCATCGCGCTCCGCTACCTGATCCGCACTGCCGACGGACAGGAAGTCTACTCATCCTACGAGCGGGGCGATACGCTGCGCACGACGCTCGGCGGCCTGCTCAAGGGCATGAAGGAGAGCGTCAAACTGGTCGGCAGGGGCGGAAAGATCAACGCGTGGATTCCCTCCTCGGCGGCTTACGGAACGCAGGGCGACAAAGAGCTGGGAATTCAGCCGAATACCACGCTGTACTACGAAATCGAGCTTGTCGATGTCGATAAATATGCGAATTGGTCGCGGCGCAGCAATTTACGCCGTTAATTTTAAACCATTATTCCAAATATTTTATAACTTTGCGCAGGTAAACCCCTAACAGGCACAAACGATTAAACATATTTGAAAAACAAAACAATGAAAAAAATTCTTTTTGCAGCGGCACTTGCAGGTGCTGCGTTCATGACTGCCTGCGGCGGCAAGGACGGCGGCGTTCGTATGGGCAGCCTTTCGGATTTCGACTCGCTTTCGTATTCGCTGGGCGCCAATATCGGCTACGGCATGAATCACGAGATGAGGGACATTCCCTTTGATTTCAAGGCCATCGACAAAGGTATCAAGGAGGGCGCCATGGGTAAGGCCACGCAGGAGCATGACAAGTCGCTCGACATGCTGCGTGA contains these protein-coding regions:
- a CDS encoding agmatinase family protein, whose protein sequence is MEQKTFDPDGVGVDNGTYFGLPFEPETAELVIVSAPWDVTVSYGAGTAYAPDAIIEASTQLDFHEPLAPGAWRRGIATADVDYSLLDESQRLRGDAAKVIDLLEGGGSPEDDYVVRKICRVNEGCAAMNANIGAQAARWLDAGKLVGLVGGDHSTPYGLIRALGERHAEFGILHIDAHCDLRDAYEGFEFSHASIMFNVLRDVPAVTKIAQVAVRDFSEREAALAASSGRVVLFDDLSLAAAGFRGETWDAQCLRIVETLPQEVYVSFDIDGLSYENCPHTGTPVAGGLGFNQAVWLLDTLVRSGRRIVGFDVVEVTPAREERIDAITGARVLWKLCNLTLKSNVR
- the nhaA gene encoding Na+/H+ antiporter NhaA, with protein sequence MRLFSMYRWVRERHMIGIRGRNFMEAPWAGGIVLLGCVIIAMLLANLPATSLYYRHLLETDLSLMVHSPDGLIDWVFPRGMTVEKLINDGLMVIFFFAVGLEIKREIVCGQLSSAKKALLPVLAAAGGMLFPAIIFTAFNHGTMAANGWGIPTATDIAFAIGILSMLGDRVPVSLKIFLTALAIADDLGAILVIALFYGGQVQIGCLLAALAIMLGVYFMKEMGEKRMFFYLVPAVVVWGLFYYSGVHSTISGVAMAMLIPMTPRYSKEYFVHKMRHLKALMLAAGTSGDDFPNENHRFYLRRMRNLAADSVGMSYRLEHALAPSVTFLVMPIFALANAGVEISSLEYLNIFHMSPDIGSVGMGVFFGLLVGKPLGIFLASWGAVKSGLAELPEGATWRMLFAVGCLGGIGFTMSLFVDALAYTEPDLIDRGKIAILMGSTAAAVAGSLLILIFSKKRT
- a CDS encoding FKBP-type peptidyl-prolyl cis-trans isomerase; translated protein: MRKTLVVLMAAALLAGACSKKTGGGVKLKTDTDSVAYVIGMNVGMNLMKMDSTINVNAVCEGIRDVFRQGTRFSAADAEVFYLRYMNYALPEKARAYEEQFLQDILKANRNYARTASGVTYTVEVLGDQEQIPASDRDSIALRYLIRTADGQEVYSSYERGDTLRTTLGGLLKGMKESVKLVGRGGKINAWIPSSAAYGTQGDKELGIQPNTTLYYEIELVDVDKYANWSRRSNLRR